The following proteins come from a genomic window of Montipora foliosa isolate CH-2021 chromosome 2, ASM3666993v2, whole genome shotgun sequence:
- the LOC137992434 gene encoding uncharacterized protein — MILRNILWVRLSVVEVLNEIRSSGKNVFREKRRWKGKILTTQGTISIEADSFVHCERLKDTEQRDLQNGTKTSLCQGSYCPGNRKLPFPRTKLVISPTPWLPGNEQMTLVRIVSNTAYPFSVN, encoded by the exons GTTGTCGGTGGTTGAGGTGTTAAACGAAATTCGGAGTTCGGGAAAAAATGTCTTCCGTGAGAAACGACGCTGGAAGGGAAAGATTTTAACGACTCAAG GAACCATTAGTATTGAAGCTGACAGTTTTGTACATTGTGAACGGTTAAAGGATACAGAACAGCGTGACTTACAAAATGGAACAAAAACTTCTTTATGCCAAGGTAGTTACTGCCCAGGAAATCGGAAATTACCGTTTCCAAGGACCAAGCTGGTTATCTCCCCGACACCTTGGCTCCCTGGTAATGAGCAGATGACCTTGGTTCGAATCGTTTCTAACACAGCATACCCATTCAGTGTTAATTGA